Proteins from a genomic interval of Clostridium sp. AN503:
- the tgt gene encoding tRNA guanosine(34) transglycosylase Tgt: MRYQLITTDGRAKRAEVQTVHGTIQTPVFMNVGTVAAIKGAVSTDDLRQIGTQVQLSNTYHLHVRTGDKLIKQFGGLHKFMNWDRPILTDSGGFQVFSLSGLRKIKEEGVYFSSHIDGRKIFMGPEESMQIQSNLASTIAMAFDECPPSHADFGYIQNSVDRTTRWLERCKKEMARLNSLPDTINREQLLFGINQGGVVDEIRISHAKTIADMDLDGYAVGGLAVGESHEEMYHVLDVTVPHLPQNKPTYLMGVGTPANILEAVDRGVDFFDCVYPSRNGRHSHVYTNFGKMNLMNQKYELDPRPIEEGCQCPACRSYSRAYIRHLFKAKEMLGMRLCVLHNLYFYNTMMKEIRDAIEEHRYASYKAEKLGRMAAGPQD; encoded by the coding sequence ATGAGATATCAATTGATTACAACGGATGGCCGTGCAAAGCGGGCCGAGGTCCAGACCGTGCACGGTACCATCCAGACCCCGGTATTTATGAATGTAGGTACTGTGGCAGCCATCAAAGGCGCAGTATCCACGGACGACCTGCGCCAGATCGGGACCCAGGTACAGCTCTCCAACACCTACCACCTCCATGTGAGGACCGGGGACAAGCTGATCAAGCAGTTTGGCGGGCTTCATAAGTTCATGAACTGGGACCGGCCGATCCTGACGGATTCCGGCGGGTTCCAGGTGTTCTCCCTGTCAGGCCTGCGCAAGATCAAGGAAGAGGGCGTGTACTTCAGCTCCCATATCGACGGCAGAAAGATATTCATGGGACCGGAGGAGAGCATGCAGATCCAGTCCAATCTGGCCTCGACCATCGCCATGGCATTCGACGAGTGCCCGCCCAGCCATGCGGATTTTGGCTACATCCAGAATTCCGTGGACCGCACCACCAGATGGCTGGAGCGGTGTAAAAAGGAGATGGCGCGGCTCAATTCCCTGCCGGATACGATCAACAGAGAACAGCTTTTATTCGGCATCAACCAGGGCGGCGTTGTGGATGAGATCCGCATCAGCCATGCAAAGACCATTGCAGATATGGACTTGGACGGCTATGCAGTCGGCGGCCTGGCAGTGGGAGAGAGCCACGAGGAGATGTATCACGTCCTGGATGTGACGGTTCCCCATCTTCCTCAGAACAAGCCCACCTATCTGATGGGAGTCGGGACGCCGGCCAATATCCTGGAGGCAGTGGACCGGGGCGTGGACTTCTTTGACTGTGTGTATCCGTCAAGGAATGGCCGTCACAGCCACGTCTACACCAACTTTGGCAAGATGAACTTAATGAACCAGAAGTATGAGCTGGATCCCCGTCCGATTGAGGAAGGATGCCAGTGCCCGGCATGCCGCTCCTACAGCAGGGCGTATATCCGCCATCTGTTCAAGGCGAAAGAAATGCTGGGAATGCGATTATGTGTCTTGCATAATCTGTATTTTTATAATACAATGATGAAAGAGATTCGCGACGCGATCGAGGAGCACCGTTATGCATCCTACAAGGCTGAAAAGCTGGGGCGGATGGCGGCGGGTCCCCAGGACTAG
- the yajC gene encoding preprotein translocase subunit YajC — MFLIGYIIFFCALMYFMAIRPQQKEKKKQQELLSSVAIGDSILTTSGFYGIVIDMTEDTVIVEFGNNKNCRIPMQKAAIVQVEKPEV, encoded by the coding sequence ATGTTTTTGATCGGCTATATCATTTTCTTCTGTGCACTGATGTACTTTATGGCGATCCGCCCACAGCAGAAGGAGAAGAAAAAACAGCAGGAGCTGCTGTCCAGCGTAGCCATCGGCGACAGCATCCTGACCACCAGCGGATTCTACGGGATTGTGATCGATATGACTGAGGATACCGTGATCGTGGAGTTTGGCAACAACAAGAACTGCCGGATCCCGATGCAGAAGGCGGCGATCGTGCAGGTTGAGAAGCCGGAGGTATAA